The window AGGAGCTTTAGTCCAAATGGGCGCCTTGAAAATGGGCCTAAAGGAAGAAGAATTGCCGGAATTGGTGTCCTCCTGGCGGCAGGCAAACCCAAACATTGTGCAATTTTGGCGGGATGTCGAGAAGACAGCAATTACAGCCGTACAGGAGAAACGGGCAGTTACACTGCGTCACGGAATTGTTTTCTCCTATGAATCCGGAGCCCTGTTTATCCGTCTCCCTTCCGGGCGCCGCCTGGCTTATGTACGACCCAAAATAGGGGTGAACGAACGCTTTAACAAGCCCGCACTTACCTACGAAGGAGTGGAGCAAGGAACGAAACAATGGGGACGGCTCTACACCTACGGCGGGAAGCTGGTGGAGAACATTGTCCAGGCTACGGCCCGGGACTGCCTGGCCGAAAGCCTGTTAAGGCTTCATCAAGTTGGGTATCAAACGGTAATGCATGTCCACGATGAAGCCGTATTGGATGTACCGGACGACAAAGACATGGAAGAAGCACAAGAGTATATCTGCTATGTGATGGGCGAACCCATCCCCTGGGCTCCGGGGCTGCCCCTTCGGGCAGACGTGTTTGAGACAGGTTATTACAAAAAGGACGATTGAGTTAAAGGAGGTCCTAAAATGCAAAACACTTTAGGTGATTTGAATAACCACCTGTTTGCTCAACTGGAACGCCTGAGCGACGAGGATTTGAAGGGCGAAGAGCTAAAGGAAGAAATGGCAAGAGCGAAAGCAGTTACGGGCTTGGCGTCGCAAATTATAGCCAATGGTACGCTGGTGCTGAAGGCGAGGACCCTTCAGCTTGAGTATGGTGTCGAAGATGACAGTGGTGGCGACGAAAAGAAAATGCCTAAGATACTGAAGGCACAATTTTTAAAGGAGTAGTGGGATATGAGTTTTGAAGTGTACAATCCCCGACCGCAGCAGACGCAGCATAGATACACTTCAGATCAGGCTACCTTTCTCGTCGAAAATGTCAATGGCCGCAGTACCCAAGAGCTCACAGACATGTTTAATAATTACTTCGGAATAAATCTAACCTTGGCACAGATAAAGGCTTACAAGAAAAACCACGGCTTGACCAGCGGCCTAGACGGAAGATTTAGATCAGGGCACACTCCTTTTAACAAAGGTAAAAAAGGCGTTGGCGGATGGGAGCCTACTCAGTTTAAGAAGGGCAATAGGCCACACAATTATAAGCCGGTTGGCACAGAAAGAGTAAACGGTAATGACTATGTGGACATAAAAATCGCAGACCCTAACAAGTGGAAAGGGAAACACATTTTAATTTGGGAAGAGCGCCACGGGCCCGTACCCAAAGGGCACGTAGTCATCTTTGGAGACGGCAACCGGCGCAATTTTGAACCGGATAATCTCATTCTTGTTTCCCGTGGCCAACTGGCGATTTTGAATAAAAAGAATCTGATTCAAAATGACGCCAAATTAACAAAAACAGGGATTATCATAGCAGATATTTTCAAAAAAATAAGTGACCGGAAACCCAGACGAAAAGGTTAGGAGGAATTTAAGAATGGACTGCAATAACGTGATTAATTTTATGAATCAACAGCTTAAAGCTTTAAAAGAAATAGAAGATTTAGTCTCCCACGATGAAAACCAGGCTTCCACCCATTCCATTGAGACGGAAGACCTGGAAGCCCTTAAAACCTACGTTGAGACCATGAAACGGGCAGCCGCCACAGCATCGGAGCTGGCCAAGCATTATAAGAAAGGTGCTCAAAAGGATACACCGGATTCAGGTACGGATGAAAAACCGAAGAAAAAAAGAGCATCCGCCAAAAAGCAGGAGGAGCCGGCTCAGAAACCGGTTGAGGAACAGCCGGAACAGCCGGAACAGCCGGAAGAGACTGCTGCCGCCGAAGAGGATGAGTTTGATTTTCTTATGTAGGGAGGGGAAAGCAATTGCTTGCAGCTACCGTCGTCATCCCTCAGATGTTTACCGCCTATGCGGAGGATTTAGGATACCACAGTAACGGACTACACCACTTTCAATACTTCTGTGAGCAATGTGACCAGGCTTTCACTGTTACCTGGGGCAAAAAGACCGGGGCCATGGGCTGGTATGAACGGGGTGATTATTTCCATTGCCCCCACTGCGGTATGCGGCATGAAAAACATGTTGTCACCGTTAAACGCGGAGTGCAGGCCCCGAACGAAGTTCGCCTCAGTGTGAAAGTGTACAAAAGCGCGGTTACCTTTGAGGTCTACAGCAGCACCGTGTATTTTCAGGATACCCTGCGGGTTTTCAGTGGGAAGCACAAAGAAATCTTCCGTTTTGACCTTGCCAAGCAGAAAGTGGTGTTTACCCGGTATAAAAATAACTGCAAGATTGAATCCTTTGAAATTGGCAACCCGTATGAGTTAGAAGTATTGGAAAAAAGCATTCTAGGTTTCTTTTTGCCCAACAGTTTAGCCAACACAAGGGAAAAGGCCGAATTATATGGAATTCTCCGGGTTCTTCGGGAGACGGTACAGGCAAAGCTGGAAAGGCATCTGGGGCATAAAATCAGTTCCATGTACGTCAGCCCGGGTCAGTATTATGGCGCTTTCCTGCTGCCCATCTTCAATATGGCGTATCGGGTGTTGTTTCCCGATGCGCCCAACCTTCCGAACATCTACCGGGAGAGCCCCGGGACCATTCGGAGTTATTGGAAGATGAAAATGGTCAACGGTCACTTTATGGAAGCGGTTATCGCTTCGACCCGTGAGCGAGTGGATTTTGTCTCCGCTCTGGCGGCCGCAAACGCGGTACCTGACCGGCCTCTGATGAGACGCATATTGGCGGTAAATCCCTTTGAAATCGGTCTGTTGGCCCAGTCCTTTGCGCTGTGCCGGAACTATGATTTAGCCGTCCGTCTCTATGCCGGCTTTAAGCTGTTGAAGGCAAATGGAAACACGTTGGAATATGCGGTTCAGTACGTTAACGAGGATTTAATTGAATTCCTGCGGGAAATGCTGCCGCTATACGGTGAGGCCGGTGTGGTCCGCATGGTGGAAGAAGCGAGGGAAATAAACCTCCGGGATTGCATTCGACTCCACCAGCAGCTTAACGAAGAGAACCGGGAAAGATTGAAAACAGAAAAAGTTAGACTGAAGGAATTACACGACTGGATGGCCCGGACCCACCGGAGGCAAAACCACGTAAACTTAAAATTTGAGGTTCCTGACCACATCATAAAACGGCTTTCCATGCAAAAGGATAAGATAAAATTCTTTATGCCCAAAGAATCCCTCGAACTCCTGGAGGCCGGCGCCGAACTGCACAACTGTGTTGCCTCCTACGGAAAAGCCATGAAGGATAATACCCAATGGATCGTATTGGTGGCGGACGATAAAGGCAAACTGGCTGCCTGCCTGGAGATTCGGGGGAAAGCCCTGGTACAGGCAAAGCTGGATAAAAACATACCGGTAGCCCGGGACGCCAAGCTTAATAATGAAGTGCTTGCCTGGGCAAAGAATGCCGGTCTGGAAATTAAAACGGAAGATGTAGAAGCACAGGAAGAAATGATTTTGAAGACAGGCTGAGGAGGGTGACCGCTGTTGAACAATCCAATGCAATCTATCAGCAAGATAAAACACGACGGTTCCCTGACCATCGCCACAGGGCGCAGCCGGAAGGAAAAGAACTGGAGGAACCGGGAAATGGTTTGGTCCGAGCTGGTGGAAAGACTCAGCCGGACCACCCGGACCGGGGAAACCCTGGCCGAATATCGAAAACTGACCAAAGCCCAGCAGGGTCAAATAAAAGATGTGGGGGGTTTTGTTGGCGGCACGCTCAAGGGAGGACGGAGGAAGAGCGACGCGGTGGTCTGGCGTCAGGTGGTTACCCTGGATGCGGACTTCGTGAAGGGGGATCTCTGGGCCTCGGTGGAGATGATGCTGGGTTGTGCCTGTGTGGTGTATTCTACGCACGCCCACAGCCCCCAAAATCCCCGTCTGAGGTTAGTTATTCCTTTATCCCGTCCTATTACGCCGGACGAATATCCGGCGGTGGCCCGGCGCATTGCGGCGGATTTAGGGATTGATTTTTTCGATGATACCACGTATGAACCCCATCGGCTGATGTATTGGCCCTCCACCTCCTCCGATGGGGAATACGTCTTTCGATTGGCTGACGAGCCTTGGTTGAATCCTGACGAGGTGTTAGCGCGGTACCCGGATTGGAAAGATCCGTCCTATTGGCCGGAATCTTCCCGGGCTCAACAGGACCGCAAAAAACTGGCCGATAAGCAGGGGGATCCTCTGGCAAAGCCGGGGATCGTGGGGGCTTTCTGCCGAACCTACACCATCCAGGACGCCATAGAAAACTTTCTTGGGGAGGTATACGGACCCTGCGGGGATGGGCGGTATACCTATTTATCAGGTTCTACTGCCGGCGGACTGGTGGTGTATGACGGGGATACTTTTGCCTATTCTCACCACGGAACGGATCCGGTGAGTGGAAAGTTGGTGAATGCCTTTGATCTGGTCCGGCTGCATTTGTTTGGGACCCGGGATGAAGAGGCGGAGCCGGGAACGCCCACTGTTAAGCTGCCTTCATACTTAGCCATGTTGGAATTTTGCCAGAATGACAATTTTGTAAAAAGTACTATCACCGAAGAGCTTTTATCCAAAGCGCAAGAGGATTTTAAAAATGACGGTGAGTGGACAAAACACCTGGAGTTTAGTAAAAAAGGCGAGATAATACCCTCTTTGAGAAACCTTGTGTTAATTCTCCGGAATGATCCGAACCTGTGTGGGATAGCATACAACTCCCACCGGGGCGCTATCGTTCTGCTGGAGCCGGTTCCCTGGCGCAAACCGGGGGAATGGAAAGGTCCGGACTGGAGCGATGATGACGATGCAGCCTTGCGGGTGTACCTGGAGAAGGTTTATAGGATATGGACCCCTTCAAAACTCAATGATGCCTTGGCCGCTGTGAGCCATGAAAGAACTTTTCATCCAATCCGTGAATATTTAGAGGGCCTTCCGGAATGGGACGGCATTCCGAGATTAGAGGAATTACTTATCGACTACTTGGGCGCGGAGGATTCCACCTATGTTCGGGCCGTGACTAAAAAGACACTAATAGCAGCCGTAGCTCGAGTGATGCAGCCGGGTTGTAAATTCGACTATATGCTGGTGCTGGTAGGACGGCAGGGTCTTGGGAAAAGTACACTTTTTACCCGTCTTGCCGGGGATTGGTTCAATGACTCGCTTAGCATGAATGACATGAAAGATAAAACGGCTGCGGAGAAATTGCAAGGGTATTGGATTTTGGAGATTGGAGAATTGGCCGGATTTAAGAAAGCGGAAGTGGAGGCGGTTAAATCATTTTTAAGCAGGCAGCGGGATGTTTATAGGCCTTCATTTGGCCGCCGTACCGTGGAGCACCCACGGCAATGTATTATTGTAGGGAGCACAAATAACGACACAGGTTTCTTGCGGGACAGTACCGGGAACCGGCGTTTTTGGCCAGTCACGGTAACCGGTGTATCAGAGGATAAGGCCTCCTGGACCCTCAACGACTATACAGTCAGTCAGATATGGGCCGAAGCTGTGGACGCCTGGAAAGCCGGAGAGAAACTTTTCCTGGAGGGAGAAGTTGCAGCAGAGGCCCAGGAACAGCAGAAGCTGGCCATGGAGAGCGACGAGCGCATAGGTATGATCAAAGAATATCTGGACAGACTGCTGCCGGAAGACTGGGAAAAAAAGAGCCTCAGTGAGCGGAGGGCATTTATCCACGGGGATGATTTTGGTCAGGAAGCAGTCGGTACAATGCAGCGTGACCGGGTTTGCATAGCTGAGATATGGTGTGAGCTGTTCCGGAAAGATTTAACAACCATCAAAAGGTTTGAAATAGATGAAATTCACGGGCTGATGCGGCAAATCGAAGCCTGGGAAAAGTACAGCGGAAACAAGGATGGAAAAATGAAATTCAGACTATACGGAGTGCAAAGAGCCTACACCAGAAAAGAATCTAATCAATTACCGGGGTTGCCAATACCGGTTGCCGACCTCTAAAAAGTTGCCAAGGTTGCCGAAGTTGCCAAATTTCCAAGGTTGCCAACAGTAGGCTTAAAAATAGAGATAGTTACCGAGATTGCCGACATCGGCAACCCTGAAAATACAGCAACGTCAAGAACTAAAGGTTAAATTGCCGAAGTTGCCGATAGCTTATAGAGATATATTAAATATAGAAATATATACACATGTATGTTATGTGTAGGCGCGTGTAAGGAATTTTCGTCAACTTGGCAACCGCCAATAAAACGAGGGATGTTAAAGATATGAGCGAGGGACGACTGGAACGACGTTTCAAACGAGAAGTAGAAAAGCGAGGCGGTTTAGCACTGAAATTTACCTCCCCAGGCAGGCGAGGGGTGCCGGACCGGATTGTACTTCTCCCGGGAGGCCGGACTCTATTCGTGGAGATGAAAGCCCCAGGGGGGCAGAGAGAGCCGCTGCAGCAGAAGTGCGCTAGAGATTTTCAAGCCATAGGCTTTTCCGTATATTGTTTGGACAGTGAAGAAGCGATAAACCGGTTTCTCAAGGAGGTGTTTGGTTAGGATGCAGTACGTACCGTATCCCTATCAGGAATTTGCCACCCAGTACATTCTCGAAAAGCCTGGCGTAGGGCTGTTTTTCGATATGGGTATGCGGAAAACCGTTTGCACTCTTACAGCCGTTGAGGAACTTTTGTATGACCGGTTTGAGGTTTCCCGGGTACTGGTGATCGGCCCTCTCCGGGTGGCGCAAGATGTTTGGATCCGCGAAGTGCGAAAATGGGATCACCTGCAGCAGCTTCGGGTTTCCAGAGTTTTAGGTTCACGGAAAGAACGTATCGCCGCTTTAAAAGCTCCCGCCGACATCTGGGTAATTAATCGCGAGAACGTGGAATGGCTGGTGAACTACTACGGCAAGGCCTGGCCCTTCGACATGGTGGTGATTGACGAACTTTCCAGTTTTCGGAATCCTTCAGCCCGACGATTTAAAGCCCTTCGGAAGATTCGACCATTGGTGAAACGTTGGGTCGGTCTTACCGGTACGCCAAGGCCGAAGAGTTTGTTGGATCTCTGGGCCCAGGTCTATCTGCTGGACGGTGGAGAGCGTTTGGGGAAAACCTATACCGGGTATCGAGAACGGTATTTCGAACCGGATCAACGGAACCGGACCACTATTTTCAGTTGGAAACCGAAGACTGGGGCCGAAGAAGCCATATACAAGATGATATCGGGTATTTGCATCAGTATGCCGGCTACCGGTTTACCGCCCATAGAACCCCGGATTGTAAAGATCCCCTTGCCGCCAGAGGCACGGCAGCGATACAACCAGTTAGAAAGAGACATGCTGCTTCCCTACGTGGACGGAGATGTGGTGGCCTTTACAGCTGCATCGCTGGGGACGAAGCTTCTTCAGATGGCGAACGGTGCTGTGTATGACGAGCATAAACAGGTTCGGGAGATCCACGACGCTAAATTAAAAGCCTTGGAAGAGGTTTTGGAGGAATTCGGGGAGTGGCCTGTGATGGTGTTTTACGCCTACCAGCATGACCGGGACCGTATCTTACGGCACTTTCAGGGGAAGCGCATCCGGACTTTAGACGACTCAAAGGATATTGACGACTGGAACACCGGGAAAATCTCTATTCTGCTGGCCCATCCCGCTTCTACGGGTCACGGGCTGAATCT is drawn from Desulforamulus ruminis DSM 2154 and contains these coding sequences:
- a CDS encoding VRR-NUC domain-containing protein; protein product: MSEGRLERRFKREVEKRGGLALKFTSPGRRGVPDRIVLLPGGRTLFVEMKAPGGQREPLQQKCARDFQAIGFSVYCLDSEEAINRFLKEVFG
- a CDS encoding SNF2-related protein, with protein sequence MQYVPYPYQEFATQYILEKPGVGLFFDMGMRKTVCTLTAVEELLYDRFEVSRVLVIGPLRVAQDVWIREVRKWDHLQQLRVSRVLGSRKERIAALKAPADIWVINRENVEWLVNYYGKAWPFDMVVIDELSSFRNPSARRFKALRKIRPLVKRWVGLTGTPRPKSLLDLWAQVYLLDGGERLGKTYTGYRERYFEPDQRNRTTIFSWKPKTGAEEAIYKMISGICISMPATGLPPIEPRIVKIPLPPEARQRYNQLERDMLLPYVDGDVVAFTAASLGTKLLQMANGAVYDEHKQVREIHDAKLKALEEVLEEFGEWPVMVFYAYQHDRDRILRHFQGKRIRTLDDSKDIDDWNTGKISILLAHPASTGHGLNLQEGGHVIIWFGLTQDLELYQQGNGRLRRPGQEHDCVIVVHLVVEGTHDEDVLPILGGKAKGQDALLTAVKARIERVQKGGPPLCGSMEPAGRDVDRGKRGWRQSAKNKAR
- a CDS encoding virulence-associated E family protein; this encodes MQSISKIKHDGSLTIATGRSRKEKNWRNREMVWSELVERLSRTTRTGETLAEYRKLTKAQQGQIKDVGGFVGGTLKGGRRKSDAVVWRQVVTLDADFVKGDLWASVEMMLGCACVVYSTHAHSPQNPRLRLVIPLSRPITPDEYPAVARRIAADLGIDFFDDTTYEPHRLMYWPSTSSDGEYVFRLADEPWLNPDEVLARYPDWKDPSYWPESSRAQQDRKKLADKQGDPLAKPGIVGAFCRTYTIQDAIENFLGEVYGPCGDGRYTYLSGSTAGGLVVYDGDTFAYSHHGTDPVSGKLVNAFDLVRLHLFGTRDEEAEPGTPTVKLPSYLAMLEFCQNDNFVKSTITEELLSKAQEDFKNDGEWTKHLEFSKKGEIIPSLRNLVLILRNDPNLCGIAYNSHRGAIVLLEPVPWRKPGEWKGPDWSDDDDAALRVYLEKVYRIWTPSKLNDALAAVSHERTFHPIREYLEGLPEWDGIPRLEELLIDYLGAEDSTYVRAVTKKTLIAAVARVMQPGCKFDYMLVLVGRQGLGKSTLFTRLAGDWFNDSLSMNDMKDKTAAEKLQGYWILEIGELAGFKKAEVEAVKSFLSRQRDVYRPSFGRRTVEHPRQCIIVGSTNNDTGFLRDSTGNRRFWPVTVTGVSEDKASWTLNDYTVSQIWAEAVDAWKAGEKLFLEGEVAAEAQEQQKLAMESDERIGMIKEYLDRLLPEDWEKKSLSERRAFIHGDDFGQEAVGTMQRDRVCIAEIWCELFRKDLTTIKRFEIDEIHGLMRQIEAWEKYSGNKDGKMKFRLYGVQRAYTRKESNQLPGLPIPVADL
- a CDS encoding HNH endonuclease signature motif containing protein gives rise to the protein MSFEVYNPRPQQTQHRYTSDQATFLVENVNGRSTQELTDMFNNYFGINLTLAQIKAYKKNHGLTSGLDGRFRSGHTPFNKGKKGVGGWEPTQFKKGNRPHNYKPVGTERVNGNDYVDIKIADPNKWKGKHILIWEERHGPVPKGHVVIFGDGNRRNFEPDNLILVSRGQLAILNKKNLIQNDAKLTKTGIIIADIFKKISDRKPRRKG
- a CDS encoding PcfJ domain-containing protein, which codes for MLAATVVIPQMFTAYAEDLGYHSNGLHHFQYFCEQCDQAFTVTWGKKTGAMGWYERGDYFHCPHCGMRHEKHVVTVKRGVQAPNEVRLSVKVYKSAVTFEVYSSTVYFQDTLRVFSGKHKEIFRFDLAKQKVVFTRYKNNCKIESFEIGNPYELEVLEKSILGFFLPNSLANTREKAELYGILRVLRETVQAKLERHLGHKISSMYVSPGQYYGAFLLPIFNMAYRVLFPDAPNLPNIYRESPGTIRSYWKMKMVNGHFMEAVIASTRERVDFVSALAAANAVPDRPLMRRILAVNPFEIGLLAQSFALCRNYDLAVRLYAGFKLLKANGNTLEYAVQYVNEDLIEFLREMLPLYGEAGVVRMVEEAREINLRDCIRLHQQLNEENRERLKTEKVRLKELHDWMARTHRRQNHVNLKFEVPDHIIKRLSMQKDKIKFFMPKESLELLEAGAELHNCVASYGKAMKDNTQWIVLVADDKGKLAACLEIRGKALVQAKLDKNIPVARDAKLNNEVLAWAKNAGLEIKTEDVEAQEEMILKTG